The Armatimonadota bacterium genome includes a window with the following:
- a CDS encoding precorrin-2 dehydrogenase, translating to MARYFPIFLDLEGTECLVVGAGEIATGKAAQLLKYGARLTIVAPRATPQVLEWAKQGRVRYHDREFQESDLDGKTLVVGSTDRPEVNRRVYEAARSRNILANIVDVPELCSFIYGAVVERGDLQIAVSTSGRSPAYAAHLRRELEDQFGAEYAEYVDILGQVRRAVREAVTDLEEQKNVYARILQMDLLSLIRSGRKEEALKAALECISPSSD from the coding sequence GTGGCGAGATACTTCCCCATCTTCCTGGACCTGGAAGGGACGGAATGCCTGGTGGTGGGAGCAGGAGAGATCGCCACAGGCAAGGCGGCTCAGCTGCTGAAATACGGGGCCCGGCTTACCATCGTCGCTCCCCGCGCCACCCCACAGGTGCTGGAGTGGGCGAAACAGGGCCGCGTGCGCTACCATGACCGGGAGTTTCAGGAGAGCGACCTGGACGGCAAGACCCTGGTCGTGGGGTCCACCGACCGGCCGGAAGTCAACCGCAGGGTGTACGAGGCCGCCCGCAGCCGCAACATCCTAGCGAACATCGTGGACGTTCCGGAGCTCTGCTCCTTCATCTACGGGGCGGTGGTGGAGCGGGGGGATCTGCAGATTGCCGTCTCGACATCCGGGCGTTCGCCGGCCTATGCTGCCCATCTGAGGCGCGAGCTTGAGGATCAGTTTGGTGCGGAATACGCTGAATACGTGGACATTCTGGGGCAGGTCCGGCGCGCGGTCAGGGAAGCTGTGACGGATCTTGAGGAGCAGAAGAATGTCTACGCCCGCATCCTCCAGATGGACCTGCTGTCCCTGATCCGGTCCGGGCGGAAAGAAGAAGCCCTGAAAGCCGCTCTGGAATGCATATCGCCGTCGTCGGATTGA
- a CDS encoding cytochrome C biogenesis protein CcmE, which translates to MKRAYIVGGILVLAFAALGVSQFKSLLTPYVGFQEAMASETQVQVKGKIVRESVRFDREANRLIFDITDEEGRRMTVEYGRAAPGNFAQASHVVAVGQAKNGVFEARDLLIKCPSKYQGETYRYRRVTV; encoded by the coding sequence ATGAAGCGCGCATACATCGTGGGCGGCATCCTGGTGCTTGCGTTCGCCGCGCTGGGTGTGTCTCAGTTCAAAAGCCTGCTGACCCCCTACGTGGGCTTCCAGGAAGCCATGGCATCCGAGACCCAGGTGCAGGTGAAGGGGAAGATCGTGCGGGAGAGCGTCCGTTTCGACCGCGAGGCCAACCGGCTGATATTCGACATCACCGACGAAGAGGGCCGCCGGATGACGGTGGAATACGGCAGGGCAGCCCCCGGCAACTTCGCTCAGGCTTCACACGTGGTGGCGGTGGGACAGGCGAAGAACGGCGTATTCGAGGCGCGGGATCTCCTGATCAAATGCCCGTCCAAGTATCAGGGCGAAACATACCGGTACCGGAGAGTAACAGTATGA
- a CDS encoding hypothetical protein (possible pseudo, frameshifted) codes for MTQRVRLALAVAAQPEVLLLDEPSHCLDEDGRRLVREIVEAQARRGICILATNDEREAELGERHVSMDDYRA; via the coding sequence ATGACGCAGCGGGTCCGGCTGGCGCTGGCAGTGGCGGCGCAGCCGGAGGTCTTGTTGCTGGACGAGCCGTCGCACTGCCTGGACGAGGACGGGCGCAGGCTGGTGCGGGAGATTGTGGAGGCGCAGGCGCGCCGGGGCATCTGCATCCTGGCGACGAACGACGAGCGCGAGGCGGAGCTGGGCGAGCGGCACGTCTCGATGGACGACTACAGGGCATGA
- a CDS encoding cytochrome c biogenesis protein has protein sequence MTTGYALILAALGGSLASFILYVLVARGREGLRDHARNAFTATTVLVAAASGLLWWLMLTDRFDIRYVHDYSSSSQPLVFKISGFWGGQEGSWLLWLLFISLTGLVLMRRAAHAEGTAMAFWSSVQTFFLVILVQRSPFAPTPARVEDGMGLNPLLQNYWMAIHPPVIFLGFTLLSVPAAFAVAALVNRDFSRWSRLAHGWALGGWTVLGLGLLLGGVWAYETLGWGGWWGWDPVENSSLVPWLVGGALLHGLMLEKRRAAWRKLNLFLAYTAFVLIIYATFLTRSGVLGDFSVHSFASLGNHHWLVGFLTGYTLLGIGLVAWRARGIEQQEGYDSISSKEFLVFLGIVLFGLAAVLVAIGMSSPLLSAALAGRAGNVPVEYYYRVTTPVALAMMALVGMSPLVAWSRSRRPSRAGTRLLQALGVSLALGIVAGVVFWMRSGAEIGARVAVGWFAASILLPNLYTLIDTLRRQGVLASGGHMAHVGLAILFLGMLASSHNNKAEPDRLALTQGRPQEHLGMRWTFTGVRDGEGASRRQTLALRVETRDGRVMQVNPSLEEVRDGSEMRRPGVRSSLAGDLYVAPVELGVENPPPHAHLERGSSAELGPYRVEFAGFSGMEQRPDGTIQAGARLLVRKQDKDKPDEILAAIRLGNGRPQYLPGRIPGTDDQVVLTQMSVESGGVSVLLDGPKWRENAGLRAVVEVTFKPLVWVLWLGAGIIALGGTLSTIRRAREARRPEERALEETLVQQIQQMETASEPEATARI, from the coding sequence ATGACCACCGGCTACGCTCTGATCCTCGCCGCGCTGGGCGGCTCTCTGGCCTCTTTCATCCTCTACGTACTGGTGGCACGGGGACGTGAAGGGCTGAGAGACCATGCCCGGAACGCCTTTACGGCCACGACCGTGCTGGTGGCGGCTGCAAGCGGTCTGCTGTGGTGGCTGATGCTGACGGACCGGTTCGATATCCGCTACGTCCACGACTACAGCTCCTCCAGCCAGCCGCTGGTTTTCAAGATCTCGGGATTCTGGGGAGGACAGGAAGGCAGCTGGCTGCTGTGGCTGCTGTTCATCTCGCTGACAGGGCTGGTGTTGATGCGCCGCGCTGCTCACGCGGAAGGAACGGCTATGGCCTTCTGGTCCAGCGTGCAGACATTCTTCCTGGTCATCCTGGTCCAGCGCAGCCCCTTCGCACCCACGCCCGCCCGTGTGGAAGACGGAATGGGTTTGAACCCCCTGCTCCAGAACTACTGGATGGCCATTCACCCTCCCGTGATCTTCCTGGGGTTCACGCTGCTCAGCGTCCCTGCCGCTTTTGCCGTGGCCGCCCTCGTGAATCGTGACTTCAGCCGGTGGTCCCGGCTGGCGCACGGATGGGCGCTCGGCGGCTGGACGGTGCTGGGCCTGGGACTGCTCCTGGGCGGGGTCTGGGCCTATGAGACGCTGGGATGGGGCGGATGGTGGGGGTGGGATCCGGTGGAGAACTCCTCGCTGGTGCCCTGGCTGGTGGGGGGAGCATTGCTTCACGGCCTGATGCTGGAGAAGCGGCGGGCGGCCTGGCGCAAACTGAACCTGTTTCTCGCTTACACCGCCTTCGTTCTGATCATCTACGCCACATTCCTGACTCGCAGCGGTGTGCTGGGCGATTTCAGCGTCCACAGTTTCGCGTCACTGGGGAATCATCACTGGCTGGTGGGGTTCCTGACCGGATACACCCTGCTGGGCATCGGCCTGGTGGCGTGGCGCGCCCGGGGGATCGAGCAGCAAGAGGGCTACGACAGCATCAGCAGCAAGGAGTTCCTGGTCTTCCTGGGGATCGTGCTGTTCGGGCTGGCAGCGGTGCTGGTGGCCATCGGGATGTCCAGTCCGCTCCTCTCGGCCGCGCTGGCCGGCAGAGCAGGGAACGTTCCGGTGGAGTATTACTACCGGGTCACCACGCCGGTCGCGCTGGCGATGATGGCGCTGGTGGGAATGAGCCCGCTGGTGGCCTGGTCGCGCAGCAGGAGACCGTCGCGGGCCGGAACACGGCTGTTGCAAGCTCTCGGTGTATCGCTTGCGCTGGGCATTGTGGCCGGGGTAGTCTTCTGGATGCGCTCCGGGGCGGAGATCGGGGCGCGGGTGGCGGTAGGATGGTTTGCGGCGTCCATTCTTTTGCCTAATCTTTATACTTTGATTGACACCCTGCGCCGTCAGGGAGTCCTGGCATCCGGCGGACATATGGCCCACGTGGGGCTAGCCATCCTGTTCCTGGGAATGCTGGCCTCATCGCATAACAACAAGGCGGAGCCTGACCGGCTCGCTTTGACGCAGGGCCGGCCGCAGGAGCATCTGGGAATGCGCTGGACTTTCACGGGGGTGCGGGACGGCGAAGGCGCCTCCCGGCGGCAGACCCTGGCGCTTCGCGTGGAGACACGGGATGGCCGGGTGATGCAGGTAAACCCCTCGCTGGAGGAGGTGCGGGACGGATCCGAGATGCGCCGGCCCGGGGTGCGTTCCAGTCTGGCGGGCGACCTGTACGTTGCGCCCGTGGAGCTTGGCGTGGAGAATCCTCCGCCCCACGCCCATCTTGAACGGGGGAGTTCGGCGGAGCTGGGCCCGTACCGGGTGGAGTTCGCGGGTTTCTCCGGGATGGAGCAGAGGCCGGACGGGACAATCCAGGCCGGAGCGCGGCTGCTCGTCCGCAAGCAAGATAAAGATAAGCCGGACGAGATCCTGGCTGCCATTCGTCTGGGGAACGGAAGGCCGCAGTACCTGCCGGGCAGGATCCCGGGCACGGATGATCAGGTGGTCCTGACGCAAATGAGCGTGGAAAGCGGAGGCGTCTCCGTGCTGCTGGACGGTCCGAAGTGGCGGGAGAACGCGGGATTGCGGGCCGTGGTGGAGGTGACCTTCAAGCCACTGGTCTGGGTGCTGTGGCTGGGAGCCGGGATCATCGCGCTAGGGGGCACGCTGAGCACCATCCGGCGGGCACGCGAAGCCCGGCGGCCTGAAGAACGCGCACTGGAAGAAACTCTGGTCCAACAGATCCAGCAGATGGAGACAGCCTCTGAGCCGGAAGCCACGGCCCGGATCTGA
- the nrdJ gene encoding vitamin B12-dependent ribonucleotide reductase yields MEANVSLTEEITGSQDVQDMESPAPGRSQKTTGLTFRRLFTRAGENPFDQVEWDIRDATIANEKGEVVFEQKGVEVPKSWSQMATNVVVSKYFRGTLGTPEREYSVRQLIGRVVDTMTAWGEKGGYFATEADRDAFHDELTYLLLHQMMSFNSPVWFNCGVEERPQCSACFINSVEDTMSSILDLAKTEGMLFKWGSGTGTNFSTIRSSRERLAGGGTASGPVSFMRGYDSFAGVIKSGGKTRRAAKMVILNADHPDIMEFIRCKAEEEKKAWALIEAGYDGGFNVPGGAYDSVQFQNANHSVRVTDEFMEKALKGEKWQTRAITTGEVLGEYNAADMLREIAEAAWVCGDPGLQFDTTINVWHTCKNTARINASNPCSEYMFLDDSACNLASLNIMKFRLPDGSLDLESFRHAVRVTITAQEIIVSNASYPTAAIDRNSHDFRPLGLGYANLGAYLMSIGLPYDSEEARAHAAAITALMCGEAYAQSARIASSLGPFRYFEKNRKPMLEVMRMHRAAAERISPELTPPALRDAAIKAWDEAVDMGERFGYRNAQATVLAPTGTIGFMMDCDTTGIEPDIALVKYKKLVGGGMLKIVNSTVPMALERLGYSPEEIREIVQYIDANDTIEGAPYLKDEHLPVFDCAFRPFNGSRSIHYMGHIRMMAAVQPFLSGAISKTVNLPNDATPEDIRQAYIEAWRLGLKAVAVYRDGSKRTQPLNTSLNAGKEEAGERKAYRRRLPDERQAITHKFDVAGHEGYITVGMYEDGQPGEIFLVMAKEGSTISGLMDSFATAVSLALQYGVPLKDMVHKFGHMRFEPAGMTANPEIPIAKSIVDYIFRWLGSKFLTPEEREAIGVQQRPALSNGTATAKPLAAAVREQPGGVLQQQDAPPCPECGAIMMRSGSCYRCANCGTQNGCS; encoded by the coding sequence ATGGAAGCGAATGTCTCCCTGACCGAGGAAATCACCGGTTCGCAGGACGTTCAGGATATGGAATCCCCGGCGCCGGGAAGATCTCAGAAGACCACAGGACTTACCTTCCGCCGCCTGTTTACGCGGGCGGGTGAGAACCCGTTCGACCAGGTGGAGTGGGACATCCGTGATGCCACCATCGCCAACGAGAAGGGCGAGGTGGTCTTCGAGCAGAAGGGCGTGGAGGTCCCCAAGTCTTGGAGCCAGATGGCCACGAATGTGGTCGTCTCCAAGTACTTCCGTGGCACTCTGGGGACGCCGGAGCGCGAGTACAGCGTGCGCCAGCTGATCGGCCGGGTGGTGGACACCATGACCGCCTGGGGCGAGAAGGGCGGTTATTTCGCCACGGAGGCCGACCGCGACGCCTTCCACGATGAGCTGACCTATCTGCTGCTCCACCAGATGATGTCGTTCAACTCGCCGGTGTGGTTCAACTGCGGCGTGGAGGAGCGGCCGCAGTGTTCGGCGTGCTTCATTAACTCGGTGGAGGACACCATGTCCAGCATCCTGGATCTGGCCAAGACCGAGGGGATGCTGTTCAAGTGGGGCTCCGGCACCGGCACCAACTTCTCCACCATCCGGTCCAGCCGGGAGAGGTTGGCCGGCGGCGGAACGGCAAGCGGTCCCGTCTCTTTCATGCGGGGATATGACTCCTTCGCGGGTGTCATCAAGTCCGGAGGCAAGACGCGCCGCGCCGCCAAGATGGTCATCCTGAACGCCGATCACCCGGACATCATGGAGTTCATCCGGTGCAAGGCGGAAGAGGAGAAGAAGGCCTGGGCGCTCATCGAGGCCGGGTATGACGGCGGCTTCAACGTTCCTGGAGGCGCTTACGACTCCGTCCAGTTCCAGAACGCAAATCACAGCGTCCGCGTCACGGATGAGTTCATGGAGAAGGCGCTCAAGGGAGAGAAGTGGCAGACGCGCGCGATCACCACGGGCGAGGTTCTGGGTGAGTACAACGCCGCGGACATGCTGCGAGAGATCGCCGAGGCGGCCTGGGTGTGTGGAGATCCGGGGCTGCAGTTCGACACCACCATCAATGTGTGGCACACCTGCAAGAATACGGCGCGCATCAATGCGTCGAATCCCTGCAGCGAGTATATGTTTCTGGACGATTCCGCATGCAACCTGGCCAGCCTGAACATTATGAAATTCCGGCTGCCGGACGGAAGCCTGGACCTTGAGAGCTTCCGGCATGCGGTGCGGGTGACCATCACTGCCCAGGAGATCATCGTTTCCAATGCCAGCTATCCCACCGCGGCCATTGACCGGAACTCTCACGACTTCCGGCCACTGGGCCTGGGATACGCCAACCTCGGCGCATACCTGATGTCCATAGGGCTGCCCTATGACAGCGAGGAGGCGCGCGCGCACGCTGCAGCCATCACGGCGTTGATGTGCGGCGAGGCCTACGCCCAGTCCGCGCGCATCGCATCCAGTCTTGGGCCGTTCCGCTATTTCGAGAAGAACCGCAAGCCCATGCTGGAGGTCATGCGGATGCACCGTGCGGCCGCCGAGCGCATCAGTCCAGAGCTCACGCCTCCCGCCCTCCGTGACGCGGCGATCAAGGCGTGGGATGAGGCTGTGGACATGGGAGAGCGCTTCGGTTACCGTAACGCGCAGGCCACGGTGCTCGCGCCCACCGGAACCATCGGCTTCATGATGGATTGCGACACCACCGGCATCGAGCCGGACATCGCGCTGGTGAAGTACAAGAAACTGGTGGGCGGCGGGATGCTAAAGATCGTGAACAGCACCGTACCGATGGCGCTGGAGCGACTGGGATACTCACCGGAAGAGATCCGGGAGATCGTCCAATACATCGACGCCAACGACACCATCGAGGGCGCGCCGTACCTGAAGGATGAGCATCTGCCCGTCTTCGATTGCGCCTTCCGGCCGTTCAACGGCAGCCGCAGCATTCATTACATGGGGCACATCCGGATGATGGCGGCCGTGCAGCCGTTCCTCTCCGGAGCGATCTCCAAGACGGTCAACCTTCCGAACGACGCCACGCCGGAGGACATCCGGCAGGCGTATATCGAGGCCTGGCGGCTGGGGCTGAAGGCGGTGGCCGTGTACCGTGATGGGTCCAAGCGCACCCAGCCGTTGAACACCTCTCTGAACGCTGGTAAGGAAGAGGCCGGGGAGCGCAAAGCCTACCGGCGCCGCCTGCCGGATGAGCGCCAGGCCATCACCCACAAGTTCGATGTGGCCGGCCACGAAGGCTATATCACGGTGGGGATGTATGAGGACGGCCAGCCTGGCGAGATCTTCCTGGTGATGGCCAAGGAGGGAAGCACCATTTCCGGGCTGATGGACTCGTTCGCCACGGCCGTATCTCTGGCCCTGCAGTACGGCGTCCCTCTTAAGGACATGGTGCACAAGTTCGGGCACATGCGGTTCGAGCCGGCTGGCATGACCGCCAACCCGGAGATCCCCATCGCGAAGTCCATTGTGGACTACATCTTCCGGTGGCTGGGATCCAAGTTCCTCACACCGGAGGAAAGAGAGGCCATCGGTGTGCAGCAGCGGCCGGCGCTCTCCAACGGGACGGCTACAGCCAAGCCTCTGGCAGCGGCCGTGCGGGAGCAACCGGGAGGGGTGTTGCAGCAGCAGGATGCTCCGCCCTGTCCGGAGTGCGGGGCCATCATGATGCGCAGCGGGAGCTGCTACCGTTGCGCCAACTGCGGCACACAGAACGGGTGTTCGTAG
- a CDS encoding FmdB family transcriptional regulator, with protein MPTYVYQCRACSEQTELVQKMTDPPLTECPACGGEVRKLLFAPGIVFKGPGFHVNDYRKPEPGKNGGSNGSEKSGTESESSAKKTEPAAV; from the coding sequence ATGCCTACGTACGTCTACCAGTGCAGAGCCTGCTCCGAGCAGACCGAGCTTGTCCAGAAGATGACTGACCCGCCGCTGACGGAATGTCCGGCGTGCGGCGGCGAGGTCCGCAAGCTGCTTTTCGCTCCCGGCATCGTTTTCAAGGGCCCCGGTTTCCATGTCAACGACTATCGAAAGCCCGAGCCGGGCAAAAACGGCGGCTCGAACGGCTCGGAGAAGAGCGGAACGGAAAGTGAAAGCTCCGCCAAGAAGACGGAGCCTGCCGCAGTCTAG
- the xerD gene encoding tyrosine recombinase XerD — protein sequence MNAEARRAEEPEEPGTLNPACRAALDAFIEHLMVERGCSESTLRAYATDVRELAQHFCAGRSAADPRNLTHKDIASWLAWLQDQKRNPRTIARKLSSARAFCRFLLDWARLESNPSAAQVIPRPGRRLPHSLTPEETERLMRQPDLSKPAGLRDRAMLELMYASGLRVSELVGLKIMDLDLEESLVRCVGKGNRERVVPFGDEAALWLRLYLEAARPHLLRKPSESVFVSPRGPLTRVGFWKTIKRYASAAGIRSKVTPHVLRHSFATHLLDGGADLRIIQELLGHASLSTTQIYTHVGRAALENAFRKAHPREADRRSE from the coding sequence ATGAACGCAGAAGCGCGGCGCGCAGAGGAACCTGAGGAGCCCGGGACTCTGAATCCGGCCTGCCGGGCGGCGCTGGACGCATTCATCGAACACCTGATGGTGGAACGCGGCTGCTCCGAAAGCACGCTCCGCGCCTATGCGACGGACGTTCGGGAGCTGGCTCAACATTTCTGCGCCGGACGCTCGGCCGCGGACCCGCGGAACCTGACGCATAAAGACATCGCAAGCTGGCTCGCCTGGCTTCAGGACCAGAAGCGCAACCCGCGCACCATCGCCCGCAAGCTTTCCTCTGCCCGCGCTTTCTGTCGGTTTCTGCTCGACTGGGCCCGGCTGGAAAGCAACCCCTCCGCGGCGCAAGTGATCCCGCGTCCCGGACGGCGGCTGCCGCACAGTTTGACCCCGGAGGAGACCGAGCGCCTTATGCGCCAACCCGACCTCAGCAAGCCCGCCGGACTCCGGGACCGGGCGATGCTGGAGCTAATGTATGCCAGCGGTCTCCGGGTGTCTGAGCTCGTGGGACTGAAGATCATGGACTTGGACCTGGAGGAGAGCCTGGTGCGGTGCGTGGGAAAGGGCAACCGGGAGCGGGTGGTTCCGTTCGGTGACGAGGCCGCTTTATGGCTGCGGCTGTATCTGGAGGCGGCCAGGCCGCACCTGCTCCGGAAGCCATCGGAGTCTGTCTTTGTCTCTCCGCGAGGACCTCTGACGCGGGTGGGATTCTGGAAGACTATCAAGCGCTATGCTTCCGCCGCGGGCATCCGGTCGAAGGTGACGCCCCACGTTCTGCGTCACAGCTTCGCAACGCACCTGCTGGACGGCGGCGCCGACCTGAGGATCATCCAGGAGCTGCTGGGGCACGCCAGCCTTTCGACGACGCAGATCTACACGCACGTCGGGAGGGCGGCGCTTGAGAATGCCTTCCGCAAGGCGCATCCGCGGGAGGCGGACAGGCGGTCCGAGTAG
- a CDS encoding cytochrome C biogenesis protein CcmB has translation MEVLRAAAAVLRKDLRGELRTRYALSSILLFALASVALVSFTLKGEALTPRQHAALVWVVVFFAAATGLARGFVQEADAGTELLLRQAASPEAVWLGKLLFNLALLAAVEAVVFPVYCGLMYASVEQPAQMAAVAALGAVAISGCTTILGAMVARARSRSSVFALTALPILLPALLLLVQASAPAFGAGGPEAGGREAALAVVSYTGILMVLSWLLFPAVWEE, from the coding sequence ATGGAGGTCCTGCGGGCGGCGGCGGCTGTCTTGCGCAAGGATCTGCGCGGGGAGCTGCGCACTCGCTACGCTCTTAGCTCTATCTTGCTGTTCGCGCTTGCGTCGGTGGCGCTGGTGAGTTTTACGCTGAAAGGGGAAGCGCTGACACCCCGTCAGCACGCGGCGCTGGTGTGGGTGGTGGTCTTCTTCGCGGCGGCGACGGGCCTGGCCCGGGGTTTTGTGCAGGAGGCCGACGCGGGAACGGAGCTGCTGCTGCGGCAGGCGGCGTCTCCGGAAGCCGTGTGGCTGGGGAAACTGCTGTTCAATCTGGCGCTGCTTGCGGCAGTGGAGGCGGTGGTCTTTCCGGTCTACTGCGGGCTGATGTATGCCTCCGTCGAGCAGCCGGCGCAGATGGCGGCAGTGGCGGCGCTCGGGGCGGTAGCCATCTCGGGATGCACCACTATTCTGGGCGCGATGGTGGCGCGGGCGCGCTCGCGCTCCAGTGTTTTCGCGCTGACGGCGCTTCCCATCCTGCTGCCGGCGCTCCTGCTGCTGGTGCAGGCGTCGGCGCCTGCATTCGGGGCAGGCGGCCCGGAAGCCGGCGGCCGCGAAGCGGCGCTGGCTGTGGTGAGCTACACCGGGATCCTGATGGTTTTGAGCTGGCTGCTCTTCCCGGCGGTGTGGGAAGAGTAG
- a CDS encoding hypothetical protein (possible pseudo, frameshifted) yields the protein MTDGGAAAGEGRLRLQATDLGKRFGWRRVFRGLCLEAEPGGVLVVRGSNGSGKSTLLRILAGLLRPTEGTVRLEPAREGSGSLLRGRVALAAPAINPYAHLTLAENIRFFLHARGSSAGESGIRSAAGLVGLDDRLDEPVGDFPAG from the coding sequence GTGACGGATGGCGGGGCAGCCGCCGGCGAGGGGCGTTTGAGGCTGCAGGCGACAGATCTGGGCAAGCGCTTCGGGTGGCGGCGCGTATTCCGTGGACTCTGTCTGGAGGCGGAGCCGGGCGGTGTGCTGGTAGTGCGCGGGTCGAACGGCTCCGGTAAGTCCACGCTGCTGCGCATCCTTGCGGGTCTATTGCGCCCCACGGAAGGCACGGTGCGGCTGGAACCCGCCAGGGAGGGAAGCGGCAGTCTATTGCGGGGCAGGGTGGCTCTTGCCGCCCCTGCTATAAACCCGTACGCTCATCTGACGCTCGCCGAGAACATCCGGTTCTTCCTGCACGCCCGCGGGTCGTCCGCCGGGGAATCCGGCATCCGGAGCGCGGCAGGGCTGGTGGGTCTGGATGACAGGCTGGACGAGCCGGTGGGGGATTTTCCAGCGGGATGA
- a CDS encoding hypothetical protein (possible pseudo, frameshifted): MSGAVWAQEAWGRWWNWDPRQTAILMVLLIYGAYFALRSSIESAERRASISAAYSILAMVAAIFLVYVAPRLPGLDTLHPSPVLPGNDPERGIEPRILMVLLAALAGFTGLFAWMWRIQTRVDRLFLRREQNR, encoded by the coding sequence GTGAGCGGGGCAGTCTGGGCACAGGAGGCGTGGGGCCGCTGGTGGAACTGGGATCCCCGGCAGACGGCCATCCTGATGGTGCTGCTGATCTATGGAGCCTATTTCGCACTGCGCTCCTCCATCGAGTCGGCGGAGCGGCGCGCTTCCATCAGCGCGGCATATTCCATCCTCGCGATGGTGGCCGCCATCTTTCTGGTCTATGTTGCCCCCCGGCTCCCCGGGCTGGACACGCTCCATCCGTCTCCCGTGCTGCCCGGCAATGACCCGGAACGCGGCATTGAGCCGCGCATCCTGATGGTGCTGCTGGCGGCGCTGGCGGGGTTCACGGGGCTGTTCGCGTGGATGTGGCGCATCCAGACGCGCGTGGACCGTCTCTTCTTGCGAAGGGAGCAGAACAGGTGA